In gamma proteobacterium HIMB55, the genomic stretch GCGGCTGTGCACTGTTTGATGTTGTAACGATGCTAAAAAAGTCGCGTCAGGACATCACGAACTGCCGAGTGGAACTACAGGCCGAGCGCGCAGACGCAGTGCCCGCCGTGTTCACTGCGATAAACCTTCATTTTATTGTTGAAGGGAATGGCATCAAGGACAGCCAAGTAGCCAGGGCTGTTTCCTTATCCGCCGAGAAATATTGTTCAGCCTCTATTACGTTGGCGACGGGTGGCGTTGAGGTTACGCACTCGCATGAGACTGTTTCACTCTAAAGTCGCCAAGTCAGTCTAAAGGCGTCTGCTTGATCCACAGTTGGCTGTTTAATCTATGGGTGCCTGCTTAGTTCAAGTACGACAGTTCAGGTTGAACA encodes the following:
- a CDS encoding putative redox protein, regulator of disulfide bond formation (PFAM: OsmC-like protein), translated to MQGTVKWVDDVMFVGESGSGHSVVMDGPIELGGRNHGLRPMEMLLLGTGGCALFDVVTMLKKSRQDITNCRVELQAERADAVPAVFTAINLHFIVEGNGIKDSQVARAVSLSAEKYCSASITLATGGVEVTHSHETVSL